The sequence below is a genomic window from Streptomyces sp. V1I1.
TCCCGGTCACGTTCAGCACGGCGCGAGCGTATGTCGCCCCACCCGCTCAGCAGCGCGACTCCGACGGGGGGAGCGGCATCAAGAACTCGTTAGGATTCCCTGCTGCTTACATGTGGCGCAATTGCGCCCGCAGCAGCGGATCGGAACCCGCGGCCTCACCGGCATTCGGGCTGGCCGGCTGTCCTACGGGCATGATGATCCGCGAACCTCGACCAAGGCGCCGCAGACAAGGGTGGTGACGATGACCCCGGACAGCGACACTCCGCAACGGGCAGTGCTCGGCACATGGCCGACCCCGCTCGAGCCCGTGCCACGGCTGGCCCGTGCGCTCGGGCTCGGCACGGACGACCTGTGGGTCAAGCGTGACGACCTCACCGGCCTGGGTGGCGGTGGGAACAAGGTGCGCAAGCTCGAGTGGACCTGCGGCGCGGCGCTCGCCGACGGCGCCACTGTCCTGGTGACCACGGGTGCGCCCCAGAGCAACCACGCACGTCTGACCGCCGCCGCCGGCGCCCGGCTGGGGCTCGACGTCGTACTCGTACTCGCCGGCGGCCCCGGATCGTCGGCCTCCGGGAACCTCGCACTCGACGGTCTCTTCGGCGCCACGGTCGTATGGGCCGGTGATGCCGACCGCGGGTCGCTCGCCTCCACCGCCGAGCAGGTGGCCGAACAGCTCCGAGGGCGGGGCGCTGTCCCGGCGCTGATCCCCTTCGGCGGTACCAGCGTCATCGGCGCGCGCGGTTACGCCGAGTGTGGGCGCGAACTCCTCACCCAGGCCCCGGACTTGGCGACTGTGGTCGTCGCCCTCGGCTCCGGTGGCACCATGGCGGGCCTCGTCGGCGAGCTCGGCGCCGCGCGAGTGCTCGGCGTCCATTGCGGCGCAGTCACCGATCCGGCCGGGACCGTGTCCGAGCTGATCTCCGGCCTGTCCGGCACGCACTGCGAGCCGAAGACGCTGAGGCTGCGACTCGACCAGGTCGGCGACGGCTATGGCGTACTGACCGAGCAGGTGATGGCAGCCCTGACCCTGACCGCCCGCACCGAGGGCATCGTGCTCGACCCGATCTACACCGGCCGCGCGATGGCCGGTCTGATCGCAGCGATCCAGGACGGCGACGTCGTCCCCGGGCAGCGCACGGTCTTCCTGCACTCGGGCGGCCTGCCCGGCCTCTTCGGCCACCCGGCGACGCTCGCGAGAGCAGAGGCCGCACTGACCGTCGAAGGTCATCGCACTCTGCGTTGAGGGCGGGTTGCAGTGACCGGCTTCTTCGCGGCACGGGTATTGACCGCCTGCCGGGCGCAGACGGCGACCGGAGATCAAGTCAGCGGGGCCAGGATGCGCCGGGCCTGCCGTCCCGAGCCGAGCAGTCGGCCGTCCGCCGTCCATACCGTGCTGTCGTCGACCGCCCAGCCGCTTCCCGCGTGTTCGGTGCGGATACGGACCAGCGCCCAGCCGTCGACGGGCCCACGGTCCAGGGCGTCGCCGTAGTGGACGGTCAGTTCGGCCGAGGGAACGGGCCTCGGTGCCGTCCAGCGCGCAAAGAGCGCAGGGGGCAGGGCATCCGCCAGGATGACAACCGCCTCGGCATCCAGTCCGCGCCCGTCGGCGAAGCGCACCCAGGCCGTCAATTCGGCGCGGTCGCCTCCGCCGAGTGGCCGTGCCGGGGTCGCGGGACGTATCTCGAGGTGCCGCGCGAACGCGGCCAGACGCTCCGGCAGCTCCAGCGCCTCGCAGTCGTCCGCTCCGGGCACGGCGGGTGCCTGGCTGCCGTCGTAGCCGGGGCCGGGGTGCGCAGTGCCGAACACCGCCGA
It includes:
- a CDS encoding D-cysteine desulfhydrase family protein; translation: MTPDSDTPQRAVLGTWPTPLEPVPRLARALGLGTDDLWVKRDDLTGLGGGGNKVRKLEWTCGAALADGATVLVTTGAPQSNHARLTAAAGARLGLDVVLVLAGGPGSSASGNLALDGLFGATVVWAGDADRGSLASTAEQVAEQLRGRGAVPALIPFGGTSVIGARGYAECGRELLTQAPDLATVVVALGSGGTMAGLVGELGAARVLGVHCGAVTDPAGTVSELISGLSGTHCEPKTLRLRLDQVGDGYGVLTEQVMAALTLTARTEGIVLDPIYTGRAMAGLIAAIQDGDVVPGQRTVFLHSGGLPGLFGHPATLARAEAALTVEGHRTLR
- a CDS encoding acyl-CoA thioesterase II is translated as MSMTAASTTVSVGRSWWSWAGVHGGYLAAQGLAGMRGLLGEAPVVRTLTTHFLAPVDDHPLRIEAVVERAGRGTSFASFVAEQGGAVVLRGSAVFGTAHPGPGYDGSQAPAVPGADDCEALELPERLAAFARHLEIRPATPARPLGGGDRAELTAWVRFADGRGLDAEAVVILADALPPALFARWTAPRPVPSAELTVHYGDALDRGPVDGWALVRIRTEHAGSGWAVDDSTVWTADGRLLGSGRQARRILAPLT